The DNA segment CTGCGCCTGTAAAATATACACTGGCATCGAAGCCTTTGTAAGCCACAGTACCACCAAAGCCAAAGGTCATTTGCGGCAACCGCGCATAGCCGATTGGGATCCGATCGTTTGCATCAATTAGTCCATCACCATCAATGTCTTTATATTTAACATCTCCTACCCTTGGCCTGGAAAATGTTTGCCTTGGGCTGGTTTCAATTTCGTCCAGACTGGAGAAGAAGCCATCTGCTACAAAACCCAGGGGCTGTAGTAAAGGGAGGCCTTTGCCAGATAAGTAAGCATATTTCCGGCTGGGTTCATCGTTTTCGACGATGGTATTTCTGGCCCAGGTAAAGTTTGTTCTGAGAGAATAAAAAAGGCCTTTGCTGGTTGTATTTTTGATTTCCAATAAACCATCAATACCCTTATTTTTGATCCGGCCGAGGTTGCCATAAGGAATAGACCAGGGAAAGAAACCTGCAAAATCAGGTACTGTACCTCTTCTAAGTAAGATGTCTTTTCTATCTTCATTAAAAGCATCAATTTGCAGGGTAATTCTGTCTTTAAATAAACCCAGATCTATACCAATGTTGTTTTTGGTGGCCCTTTCCCAGGTTACATTCGGATTTCCAATCGCCTCTTCTTCCATTCCGTTAAACAATTGCTGATCGGCTCCGAAAAGATAAGACTGTCCGTTGGTCCGGATTGTGCTCAGGAATAAGAAACGTTGGGAAATATTGTCATTTCCTACTAAACCTCTTGAAGCTCTTATTTTCAGGTTACTTACAAAATTCACTTTCCAGAACTTTTCATTAGAGACTACCCAGCCTGCAGAAGCAGCAGGAAAAAATCCATATTTCTTACCGTCAGGGAAGTTTTCTGAACCGTTATAACCAAAATTGAATTCTACCAAATAACGATTGTCATAATTATAGGTGGTTCTACCGGAAAGGCCTCTTCTGCGATAGGGCAGGTTTGCAACAGAAGTACCGGCAGACAGATCGACGTAATCACGCTCATTTAGCAGGAGCATGGAAGTTACGCTATGTTTACCGAACGATCGCTCGTAATTGATCTGCGCTTCGGTATATATGGCGCGGTTGCTGTATCCCCCCACACCATAACCAAGCGGTTGTTCTTCCTGAAAAGGAGTGCTGTAAAGGTCTTTACCGCTTATCGGATCTTTACCGAGATAACGTTTCACAAGAAAAGCTTTTCTTCTGGGATTATCCGTTTGCGTGTAACGATCATAGGCAAACAATGCCCTGAGTGAAAGTCCTTTCGTTGTAAAAGAGGACAAGTCCCATTTCATGGCGAAAGTACCTTGCAGGTTGAGGCGGTCCTGAGTTGTATAGCCTGACTGGGTTGCCCTGGCCCAAGGATTCCATCCTAAATAAGTTGCTGCGCCGCCAGGCGTGCCGTCTGGGTTGGTTACCGGATAAGCGATGGGCGAAATGACTTTTAGTGCATTGAAAATATCTGGCGCAGACCATCCCGGATAATTACCTTTGTGGATGATACCACCAATTCCCAATTGCATATACAAACTTTTTGAGAGGTTGATGTCCACGTTACTGCGAAAATTATACCGTTTTATGTTTGCGTTGGTATTGTAGGGATTGTTATTGTCTTGTTTATAGATTCCGTCCTGCAAAGTAAAACCTACGTTGGTATAGTATTTAATGACATCACTACCTCCTGTTACGCTGAGGTTTTGAATGGTTTGCCAGGTATCTTTTTTTAATACGGCATCGGTCCAGTTGGAATTCGGATACAGGTAAGGATCTGATCCATCTTTGAATTTCCGTATTTCCTCATCACTCCAGGTTGGTGAATTTCCGGAGTTGATGCGCGCCTCATTCATTAACGAAGCATATTGCCCGGCATTGATGTACTCCGGTAAACGCATGGCATGAAGTGCTGCCGCCTCTGACCTGAAGGTGACAGCCGGCTTACCCACTGAACCACGTTTGGTAGTCAACAAAATTACACCGTTAGCTCCCCTTACGCCGTAAACTGCAGTTGCAGAGGCATCTTTGAGGATAGTGAAGCTTTCAATCTCTTGCGCATTGATCTGGTTCATATCACGTTCTACACCGTCTATCAGCACCAATGGCGCATTTTGACCAAACGTAGAAAGGCCGCGGATGTAGATGGCAGCCGCATCATATCCAGGCTCTCCGGTAGCCTGCCTGGTAATAATACCGGGGAGCTTACCTGCTATCGCATTAGATAAGGAGGGAGTGGATACTTTCTGCATTTCAGATACGGAAATGGTACTGATCGCGCCTGTTACAGAAACCTTTTTCTGCGTTCCGTAACCAACAATGGCAACTTCGTCCAGGTTTTCTTTAGACCTTGGAGTCATTTGGATGGTGACAAATCCGGTAACGCCAGCACTGATCGTCTGGGTTTTGTAGCCGATATAAGAGAACTGTATGGAATCCTTTTCACTTTTAACACTCAGGGTAAAATCCCCTTCTGCATTTGTAATGGCTCCACCAGTTCCGCCTTTAATTTTAACGGATACACCGATTAGTGGCAGTTTATTCTCATCGATTACTTTACCTGTTATCAGCTTAGCGCGCGCTTCCTGGTAAAAGAAGTCTTCTGCTTTTGCCTCAGTAATCATCAATAGCAAAAACATAATTTGTAAAATTCTATACATATAGCTTGGTTAGTTGGTTTCCATCAAAAACGCAAATCGGCATTGAAAAGCAATACAATTGAGTCTATTCTATATCGAATTGCTTTTTTTTGCTAATTTTATGCGTTTACATCACAAATATAACCGCAAAAAGTTAGCATACAACATTTTTTTAAAAAAAATGTAAATCTTTAAAACCTGTAGTATGGCATCATATAACATATATGAAACCATTATTCCGCCTTAGCCTCATCACAACACGTTAAAACCGCAAAAACGCAAAAAAAAAATGAAAAGTGGTGCAGTGGAAAATGGATAATCAAAAAATATATTAACTTTACCTTAAATCTAAAACCCTTACATAAAGATGCGTAAAGACGAAAGGCACAAACTAATCATGCGAGAGATTAACCTTCACAATAAGGTTTTGTCAACTGATCTGAGCGCATTATTGAATATCTCAGATGATACGGTTAGACGGGACCTGAAAGAACTTGCAGAGGGTGGAAAATTATTGAAAGTTCATGGAGGTGCCGCAAGTAAATCCTTTGTAGCCCCCTTCAATACGTTAAATGAAGTGTATGCAATAAATGAAAAAAGGGCAATTGCAGAAAAAACATTAAAAATTATAAAGAATGATATGGTCATTCTTACCGAGGGCGGCACCACGATACTTGAATTTGCTAAAATGATTCCTGAAAGTTTGAAGGTAACTTTTTTTACGATAAGCCCACAAGTAGCCATCACTTTATCTGACCATCACAACCTGGAGGTGATTACTATTGGCGGCAAACTCAACAAAAACGCAAACCTGCATATCGGAGCAAGTGTAATTAACCAGCTGGTGGATATTAAGGTAGACCTGTGTTTATTAGGCGCAAATGCATTTTCGGCGGAAGAAGGACTTACAGATATGGATTGGGATATTGTACAGGTGAAAAAAGCGATTATCAGAGCTTCAAAAAGAACCGCTGTACTAAGCATTTCGGAGAAATTGAATACTGCACAGCGAATTAGGATCTGCGATCCGAATCATATTAATTATCTCATTACTGAATTACCCGCCGAAAGTCCGTTGTTAAAAAATTACAAAAATGATTACTTGAACTTACTTTAACCGTTCAGTTTAAAACATAGCATCTCTTTTGGTCCAGCTTCTTCATTGGCAGCCATTTATTAATGATTATTAGCTATTTTCATTAAATTTTGTGCTCTACTTGTGTTAAAGTTACTGATTCGACACCCCTTAACTCACCCTTCCTGTAATAAGAATCACTTTTAATAGTTTAGGTCATAAAAACAACACAACAAAATAACTATCAACACTTTAAGAAAAATAACTTTCAAATAACCAAAAAAACACTAAGATTTTAGAGTTCAAAAATCAGCCAATCCGTAAAAACTGCAACAATCTGACTATCTGGCGAAGGAATAAAAAGAACGTATTCAGAACTACAGTTTATAGAAAAGTCGGCGTTTTAATGCTAAATGGAGAAGGATCTAAAACAACTTTTCCATCAATAGGTCTTTTCTCGATGCAGAGACCTCGATCTCGGCCCCATCATTCATTTCCAGCGTTCCGCCATCTCCTTTTCTATATTTCACAACATGGTCCAGATTAACAATAACTGATCGGTTAATACGTAAAAAAGATCCGCCCTGCAAAACGCTTTCATATTCCTTAAGTGTTTTGGAAACGATGATCTTCTTACGGTCCTGCAGATAAAAGGTACTGTAATTACTCATGGCTTCAACCCGCATAATACTGGCTTTATTTACAAAATAAACGCCCTCGGCTGTTGATAGGGCAAGTCTGTTGGGTGCTGAATTTTGATCCGTTAGCGGAATGTGTTTCGTATAATCGGCAACCCTTTTCTTTAGTCTGAAAATGGCAGTATGCAATTCATCTTCATCTATTGGTTTAACCAGGTAATCTACAGCACTTAAACGAAGGGCTTCTAATGTGAATGTATCATAAGCTGTAGTAAAGATGACCTGAAAATTGAAAGAGCCTAATTTCTCCAGGAACTGAAAGCCATTTAGTCCTGGCATTTCAACATCTAAAAAAAGAACGTCCGGGTTTAATTCTACAATTTTAGAAAGCGCTTTAAAAGGATCGTTAAAAATGGCCTCTATCTGTAAATCGTCTCCAAACACCTCCAGCTTACGGGTCAGCAGATTACTTCCCCGCACCTCATCATCCAATATGACCGCTTTTAGCATAACTGATGTTTTTAATCTTATAAATTTCGTTTATTAATGTTTGGTAAACAAATCTCTACTAATGTTTACTGTTTCATTTTAAAACTATTGGGCTGGGAAAGGTGGAATCACTCCCCCATCCGGCTGACCCTGTGCGGCGTTCGTCAGGTCTACTTCATTACAATCATTACCTGGTTGCGCATATTTGAAAATGAACCTTGAGCCGTCGATGCCCTGTTTTTCTGTAAGATATTGAATGACACTTTCTACCCTCCTCCAGCTTAACTGCCGATCTGTAAGGCTACTACTGCAATATCCTGTAACCACCACCTTACAGCCGGAACTACCTCTTAAAGTTTGCGCCACGGAGGATAAAATTGTCTCTTCGCTGGTGGCTAGCTTTGTGGATTGCGATTTAAAAGATACGCCTGGAAGTATGAGGTTACAAGCGGGTTGGGGTGGTTGGGCATCCTGTTCTTTTGCAACAAATAATGCTTCGTCTTTTTCAAGCAGCATAACCGGTACGACGACGCCATTCCAGCCTGGAACCGTTACTCCCAAAAATTTGTCATTATTTGTTTTAAAGCCAATGTTTGTAAGTTTATAATAAGGACTGGGGTCACCTGGCCAATTTATAATCTCTGTACCCCCATCGGTGGTAAAGCTAAACATTGTATTGCCCGTCTTAAAGGACAAGTTTGCAAATGAAAAAGCCTCTGATTTTTTAGCCATTATGGCATAAGCCAACTGGTTGCCTGCACCATTGTAACGGAAATCGTAAGACTTTAGCTTTAACTTTCCTTCAGCATCTTTTTCAAGGGTAAAGGTGTACATTGATTTTCCATCTCCATTGTAATCAATAGTAATTACCGAATTTTTGATAACCACTTCCCTGGCCCTGAAATAACCCTGTAAATGTGCATTGGCCTTGATTACATTGCCCTCCTGGGTAAAATACAGCACGATTAATTTATTTCCACCTGTTGTATGTTCCCCA comes from the Pedobacter heparinus DSM 2366 genome and includes:
- a CDS encoding OmpA family protein translates to MKNLKRICKLFPILLLLLYTGCKKKAAVPADDAEQIAASELLDYYLVGEHTTGGNKLIVLYFTQEGNVIKANAHLQGYFRAREVVIKNSVITIDYNGDGKSMYTFTLEKDAEGKLKLKSYDFRYNGAGNQLAYAIMAKKSEAFSFANLSFKTGNTMFSFTTDGGTEIINWPGDPSPYYKLTNIGFKTNNDKFLGVTVPGWNGVVVPVMLLEKDEALFVAKEQDAQPPQPACNLILPGVSFKSQSTKLATSEETILSSVAQTLRGSSGCKVVVTGYCSSSLTDRQLSWRRVESVIQYLTEKQGIDGSRFIFKYAQPGNDCNEVDLTNAAQGQPDGGVIPPFPAQ
- a CDS encoding SusC/RagA family TonB-linked outer membrane protein, whose translation is MYRILQIMFLLLMITEAKAEDFFYQEARAKLITGKVIDENKLPLIGVSVKIKGGTGGAITNAEGDFTLSVKSEKDSIQFSYIGYKTQTISAGVTGFVTIQMTPRSKENLDEVAIVGYGTQKKVSVTGAISTISVSEMQKVSTPSLSNAIAGKLPGIITRQATGEPGYDAAAIYIRGLSTFGQNAPLVLIDGVERDMNQINAQEIESFTILKDASATAVYGVRGANGVILLTTKRGSVGKPAVTFRSEAAALHAMRLPEYINAGQYASLMNEARINSGNSPTWSDEEIRKFKDGSDPYLYPNSNWTDAVLKKDTWQTIQNLSVTGGSDVIKYYTNVGFTLQDGIYKQDNNNPYNTNANIKRYNFRSNVDINLSKSLYMQLGIGGIIHKGNYPGWSAPDIFNALKVISPIAYPVTNPDGTPGGAATYLGWNPWARATQSGYTTQDRLNLQGTFAMKWDLSSFTTKGLSLRALFAYDRYTQTDNPRRKAFLVKRYLGKDPISGKDLYSTPFQEEQPLGYGVGGYSNRAIYTEAQINYERSFGKHSVTSMLLLNERDYVDLSAGTSVANLPYRRRGLSGRTTYNYDNRYLVEFNFGYNGSENFPDGKKYGFFPAASAGWVVSNEKFWKVNFVSNLKIRASRGLVGNDNISQRFLFLSTIRTNGQSYLFGADQQLFNGMEEEAIGNPNVTWERATKNNIGIDLGLFKDRITLQIDAFNEDRKDILLRRGTVPDFAGFFPWSIPYGNLGRIKNKGIDGLLEIKNTTSKGLFYSLRTNFTWARNTIVENDEPSRKYAYLSGKGLPLLQPLGFVADGFFSSLDEIETSPRQTFSRPRVGDVKYKDIDGDGLIDANDRIPIGYARLPQMTFGFGGTVAYKGFDASVYFTGAAQTSLMLSGTSMWPFFDGAGVNNVLTEYYDNRWTPENRNNALYPAIDEGNNPNNFVNSTLYMRNGDYLRLRNAEIGYSLPKRFNNKIGVSNMRLFINAVNLYTWDHIKIIDPESNDGTGGYPLQRSFNAGLQIDFK
- a CDS encoding LytR/AlgR family response regulator transcription factor, coding for MLKAVILDDEVRGSNLLTRKLEVFGDDLQIEAIFNDPFKALSKIVELNPDVLFLDVEMPGLNGFQFLEKLGSFNFQVIFTTAYDTFTLEALRLSAVDYLVKPIDEDELHTAIFRLKKRVADYTKHIPLTDQNSAPNRLALSTAEGVYFVNKASIMRVEAMSNYSTFYLQDRKKIIVSKTLKEYESVLQGGSFLRINRSVIVNLDHVVKYRKGDGGTLEMNDGAEIEVSASRKDLLMEKLF
- a CDS encoding DeoR/GlpR family DNA-binding transcription regulator — its product is MRKDERHKLIMREINLHNKVLSTDLSALLNISDDTVRRDLKELAEGGKLLKVHGGAASKSFVAPFNTLNEVYAINEKRAIAEKTLKIIKNDMVILTEGGTTILEFAKMIPESLKVTFFTISPQVAITLSDHHNLEVITIGGKLNKNANLHIGASVINQLVDIKVDLCLLGANAFSAEEGLTDMDWDIVQVKKAIIRASKRTAVLSISEKLNTAQRIRICDPNHINYLITELPAESPLLKNYKNDYLNLL